A DNA window from Anastrepha ludens isolate Willacy chromosome 6, idAnaLude1.1, whole genome shotgun sequence contains the following coding sequences:
- the LOC128865894 gene encoding chitinase-like protein Idgf5, whose protein sequence is MLKVIFFLINLLIFVVGIQAARMVCYYDSASHIREGPAQVAPQDLEPALQFCQYLVYGYVGIDPENYQLRPANMELDVARNHYRTVTNLRRNHPQLLILLSVGGDRDHFDQTLENPYLRVLENQAHRNTFVNSALTLLKSFDFDGLDLAWQFPKNHPVVVENKLKKAWKTFKSWFSGSKVVDEKAEEHKTQFATLVRELKDAFRSDGHILTLTMLPHVNANLFIDIPSVIPLVDFVNLGSFDFQTPERDPKVADHTAPIYEMFERDPTHNIDYQVQYWLNNSAPSNKINIGVPAYGRSWVMSSDSGITGYPPIERTEGPGPAGKQIRIPGLLSWPEICEKLQRDKELEGDDAPLRKVGDPRQRYGSYAYRSADDEGLYGLWVGYEEPSTAATKAGYVYAKGLGGVALFDLSLDDFRGQCAGEKYPILRSIKFKL, encoded by the exons ATGttgaaagtaatattttttctaataaatttgctCATATTCGTAGTGGGCATACAAGCCGCCAGGATGGTTTGTTATTATGACTCAGCGAGTCATATTAGAGAAG GTCCGGCTCAAGTAGCCCCGCAAGACTTAGAGCCAGCCTTGCAGTTTTGTCAATATCTGGTTTACGGTTATGTCGGTATCGATCCCGAGAACTACCAGTTACGCCCTGCTAATATGGAATTAGATGTAGCACGAAATCACTATCGCACAGTCACCAACTTGCGCCGCAATCATCCCCAATTGCTAATTTTACTGTCTGTGGGCGGTGATCGCGATCACTTTGACCAGACACTTGAAAATCCATATCTCAGAGTGCTAGAGAATCAGGCGCATCGCAACACATTTGTCAATAGCGCTTTGACgcttttaaaaagttttgactTCGATGGTCTCGATTTGGCTTGGCAGTTCCCTAAAAATCATCCAGTAGTGGtggaaaacaaattgaaaaaggcTTGGAAAACCTTCAAAAGTTGGTTCTCAGGTAGCAAAGTTGTTGATGAGAAAGCAGAAGAGCACAAAACACAGTTCGCAACTCTGGTGCGTGAATTGAAGGACGCCTTTCGCAGTGATGGACATATTTTGACTCTAACGATGCTCCCGCATGTGAATGCCAATC TTTTCATCGATATTCCCAGCGTGATTCCTTTGGTTGATTTCGTCAATCTTGGTAGCTTTGACTTTCAAACACCGGAACGTGATCCGAAGGTGGCGGACCATACCGCACCCATATACGAAATGTTTGAACGCGATCCCACTCACAACATCGACTACCAAGTGCAGTACTGGCTCAATAACTCAGCACctagtaataaaattaatattggtGTACCGGCGTACGGGCGGTCGTGGGTGATGTCAAGCGATTCAGGTATTACCGGCTATCCACCGATTGAGCGCACGGAAGGCCCAGGACCTGCTGGTAAACAAATTCGTATTCCTGGCTTACTGAGTTGGCCAGAAATCTGTGAGAAATTGCAGCGTGACAAGGAGTTGGAAGGCGATGACGCCCCATTACGCAAAGTGGGCGATCCGCGCCAGCGTTATGGAAGCTATGCATACCGTTCGGCCGACGACGAGGGGCTTTATGGCTTGTGGGTGGGATATGAGGAGCCCAGCACGGCAGCTACTAAAGCGGGTTATGTGTATGCTAAGGGTTTGGGTGGTGTGGCTCTGTTCGATTTATCACTGGACGATTTCCGCGGCCAATGCGCAGGCGAGAAATATCCAATATTAAGGAGCATTAAGTTCAAATtgtaa